The genomic interval tttttgtttttcagctcaaaaataaactaaacatggaatattttaaaacaacacagtcGGATTTTTGAAGAAAAGGCCTCTGTAAATCATTGTAGAGCTGAAACATAAAAAGGCCTCAGATGTGTGCCTAAAAAAaagacagtttgtttttgttttcttgtctgtTCTCAACAACAACAATGAAATATGTCACTCTTAGgcacatttctgttattttactttcatagtaaaataacagaaaaaagaacCAGATACGTTTTCtggaaaacaaggaaaaacCAATTTTTCTGCAAGCACGTTATATTTTGTTATTGATATTGTAACAGTATGCCAAAACATGACTTTATGGTATGAGGCTGAcgattatttgtgttttacctgatattttggattttaaaaagattttaatttgctAAAATCTCACCCCTAAAAGTCTGCTTTGCATGACTTTTGTACTGTGATCTGGGGCCGAATAAAATCATTCCAATGGCAGTAGATGTCCAATGCCATGTGTTGATACACAGTGAGTCGTGGACTTTGTAGTTTTCTTTCTCTATGCATTTAACTGAGCTTCCGTGTTCCTTGGCTTGACAGGAAAAACCTGATGAAGACAAAGTGTGTATCATATTTTTGACACAGCTGTTAATGAagctatattaataaaaacaataatgtgtTAAAGAATACCTATAGGAATGAAATTAGATTCACTGACTGACTAACTTTAGACGTAATGAATCAGCTCTCTTCCTTGACCTGACGAACCTCTCCTACCTGCCTTTCTGCAGGTGCGCTTCATCACAAAGATCTGGCATCCTAACATCAGCTCAGTGACAGGAGCAATATGTCTGGACATTTTGAAGGACCAGTGGTGAGTGGCTAGAGCCTATACCCTGTGATCTGTAGTGTTCAGAGGTCAAGTCTGCCCACCTCTCTACTCCAGTGTTCAATCTTTCTCACCCAGGGCAGCTGCTATGACCCTGCGGACAGTGCTGTTGTCTCTACAGGCTCTTCTAGCTGCAGCAGAACCAGATGATCCACAGGATGCAGTAGTTGCAAACCAGGTGAGATGAACGTTCTACTTCTTCCGTCAACAGTCATGCTGCCGTGTACTTCAGCTTTATCTGCTCAGGAAATAACCGACttcttgaaaaatgaaaaagatgaaTGTTTTTCAGTTGGTTGGAAAGTCACTGTTTCTGTTTTCCATCCTCAGTACAAGCAGAATCCAGAGATGTTCAAACAGACAGCAAGGCTGTGGTCACACGTCTACGCAGGCGCTCCGGTCTCCAGTCCCGACTACTCGCGAAAAATAGACAAACTCTGTGCCATGGGCTTCGATAAGGTTAGAGACAactctgtttctgttttactgcgtttaaaactgtaaaaaaaaaatgatcgTGTGATGCAGAAGATTGGTAGGAAAGCAGAAGTAAATTAACAGGTACAGGAGGGAATGTATTTATACTTTTAACAATCAAAtaggatatatatttttttctttttagatgcATATACTATACATCCTGTATACCCTAAACTCCTATTTGCACCCCTGgtaacattttgtaaaaagcCTTCTAATCAAAgccttttactgtgatttacatacatttacatttagtgtttttttttttgacatccTTACTGATATAAATGTAACctaaacatttttgcttttttgaatTTGATCAGAGTTTTTACTTAGTAATCCACAACTTGTGGCTTTCCTAGTATGTAAATCTGACCTGGCACAAAAGCCCATTTCTCTTAGGTGGTCTTCAAactgggaaagacaagagaacataccAGATGTGTGCTGATTTTCACAGGTCAGGAAAAGTAAAAAGCTGATTAGCTAAATTTGCCCATATGTTCAGGCAGTCATAATTTAGAGGTTTAAAACACCTCTTTCCACCATTGACAGTACACAGGATGGTAATGAAGGTAAAACAACTGTAAAGCTCACCATTAAGAGAGCTGGAACACAGTGTGGCATCTTGGGTTCCCATAGTCTCCATAATGACCATCAGACTCAGTCTGCATGCCAACCAGTTGTTTCTTTCCTGTCCTAAAAGATTACTGAAATTGCTGATTGCTGAAATTACTCAACTAATTCTTAAACTGGGAGCAAGAAACTTTTCctcattaaaaacagtttaaatcaaTGTTTTATAGCAATTCATGTTACTTTTATATCTGGATcactttgcatttattttgactTTCTATTTCAAATCCATGAACATACATCCTTCACATTTTTCAACCATTTCCCCCTCCCTCTCGTGTTCAGAATGCAGTAATAGCGGCCTTGTCTTCGAAATCCTGGGATGTGGAAACGGCGACCGAACTTCTCCTCAGCAACTGAGACCCAACCAGTTGTGAGGATCCCAAGAAAAAAAACCGTCCTGTCATCAGAGCGCCTCTGCTTCTCCAGGCAACATGCTACCGTTGCCTTGTGCTAAGCGACACAACCCTGTCACATTCAGCATAGCAGTCTGAACCTTCTTTTATTAAACGTTTGCTACAAACACCAGTAGCACCACAGTTGCCAATATGTTCACCAAACTGTTGCCTGTCCATCAGTGTGCCCTCGTTTATGAGCCCCAACAAACTCAGtccctcattttgtttttgtattttgcccAAACGGCTGCCAGTGTCTGGATTTCTGCTGGGTAAAACATAAGGGGAGACACGCACGCCGTTCTCTCCCTGCCACATGTTTATTTCCCCAGTAGCGAGTTGGGACTGTGCATCATATTCCCTCCTACAGACGTCCAGGGCCGTAATAGCTGGATTTAAACACACTTGACTTGGATAGTGCTGAGCATTGGTGGCGTGCTGGGCTTGTTCTAGAACCGTTTGATCCTAAATGTTCTGGTCCACTGCAGACGTTTTGGACGTTGCATTTTGTACATTCATCAATGAAAGGTCCTGCCCATCCACACCCTCCACCATTTGCAAACACGCACAGAGCCAAACAAGAGTTAGCTGTAAATAATGTGTGTAAATTTAAATCTATATTGgggatattctttttttttttttcttacatggACAGCATTGTAAATCtagttattttaaatatgaactATGCCTACTATACAGTGTgactttttatgcatttatgaTCCACGAGAAGTCCCACAGAATGTCCTTTTTGCCCTCTCTTGGTTTGCACGGGTCGTTCCCTCCAAAATCCTGATCCGTGCAAGTCTTGACATGCCAGCTCCTCTGCTGTACCACAATCAAACGTTTTCTAGTGTCTTTTATCCTTGCATGTTCTTTTGCCTTTATTACAGTTGGCCAAATTGTGTAGTGGGAGTGTGTTCATTTAAACATCCCCTTTAAAAACCACCAAGCAAAGCCAATTTGGAGCTTTGTTTCTGCTCTAAGAACATTTCCCAGTACAGGTGAGCAACCGTTAGGTGGTGTGAAGGTCAAGGTTGGTTTAGATTTgcaatgctgctgtgtttgcCTATCGCAAAGCAGTCGCTGGCAACCAGATTAAAACAAATGCTCCAAAGTTAGATTTGATGTAACTGTGCAATGTATTCCTGCACCCATATAATACCACTCAACCTTACTTTCGACTATAggtacactgccttgcaaaaaaaTATCGGAAATGTCATTTGACATTTAAAGCCACaaactttgtgttttctgtaaatACGTAAGACTAATCAACAGAGTAGAGCATGGctttgaagtggaagaaaaatgatatgtTGTTTTAAACAGACCATTAAAAATCAAAGTTTGGGGTTGTTGCGTGGTGTAGTGTGTGACCCATATGTATGGAGGCTATTAGTCCTCCCCGCAGCTGTCAAGGTTCGATTCCTGACCTTGGGATTGTTACCATGATAACAGTTGCAAATCTTCATGGGTATTTCTCTTGCACAGGGCTGCTAAGTCCAGTCCtggagagctactatcctgcaactccTGCATGTATCCCTGCTTCAACATTGGAAGCAAATGGCTGAATCCCCTCATCAGAAGCTCTGCAGAGGACCAGTAATGCTCCGTTCATTTGATTATGGTCTGCTGGAGACAGGAGGCATCtgaaagttgcaggatagtggctcTCAAGTACTGAACTTGGTCCCTTAGCAGTTTAGCAGATCAGCTCaaggtcagattggatggagattgTCTGAACATGATTTTTACAGTCTTCCTAAAGAtcctaattggatttaggtttggactttgactaggccaatggAAGATgaccattccattgcagctaTAGCTGTATATTTAGGTAAGTCTTTTGCAGGatcttaacaggttttcttcctggacTGTCCTGCATTTTAGATCCCATCCGTCTTCCCATCATGTCAAAACAACtaccctgtccctgctgaagcatccccacaacatgatgctgccacccccttGTTTTACCGTGGAgagggtgtgttcagggtgatctgCAGTGTTGCTTTTCCTCCAGTGTTTTGCACAGATGCCAAAaagcagcttcttccacatACAGCAGCTGCTGTGTCCTGTGTGGCTTTTGGCAGGGTTCCTGGGACTGTACAGGGCCTTCTTCTGCCACCTTTCTGTAATGGTCAGATTCCTAGACAGGAGTTAATAGTTGTCTTATGAATAGATTgttccacctgagctatggacttctatagctcctccagagtggtCCTCCAGGCTGCTTTTTGATGGGGGGACTGTGGGCATGGTTGAACAGAAGCATATGATATAAAGATTTTTGTCTACACAAGTATTGTTTCCCTTCCATTTTACGAGTGATTGCATTAAAGGTTGTAGTTGAAAtgtcaaaatctgaaaaagggaTATGAACGTTTGCAGAGCATCGTATTAATATTCGAGTTATTGTGTAAAACTCTCTGCTGCTGATGGTGAGACATGTTCAGAGGCAGGTAGAAGGTAGTCTGCTTCATCTGTAAATAGCTgggctcccccccccccccgttagGAGCCATGATGTAGTCACTTAAGTGCACCAGAGTCTGCTGGATTTAGATTTTGTAAGAAAGGGGCAGAGACGAGAGGCCTCCTCCACTCCGTCTTGCTCCTGTTCTCACTATGTACAAAGCTGCAAGATGACAAAGTGATAAAAGGAAATAAGATGGGGCTGTTGCATCTCAGTTTCTCCATTTAAATagacttattttatttttttaaatcggAAGCAAGCATCAGCAGTATAAAAAGCATGGTTATTTATTGTGAcagtgtcatgttttctttgattaaaaaagtggggaagaaaaagaaaatgttttgtctgtgtttctgaAATAGAACCTGGAAAACCGCGATCCgagacaaatctgcagcacccaaacatctaaaaacatttattattttttttttatataaaaaaggtTGAATACGATGAAAAGCATTATTTAACTACATCCAAAATaagttttcaacataaaaatTTTCCACTTGATGCTTGAATGTTGGATGTGCCCAACGAAAGATTTTCTTGGAAAAACACTAAACAAAAAACTCCAGATGTGTCCAATATTGATTTATGCATTTTTCTTCTAAAGACCAAAATCCCTGATGGACTTGAAGGTTTGTGGCAGCAAGCAGAACCCGCCACACAGGAAGGCAAGTTAAGAAACAACCAGAACTTATTCATCTGCTTTTCTTCTGCCAGTTGGTTTATAAAATCTTTCCAAAGCATTCAGTGTCACCTTAATTTCCTGCAAAGTTACATTTACAGAGTTTTTACTTTTGTGTGTATTTACAAACTCAACTGGTGAGCAGGAATGAAACCCTGCAGCCCAGACGCAAAGGAGGAAGACATCAACACTCAGACAGCAGAAgatgtaatttttttgttttcccagGGAATTTAATAAGCAAGAATCATTACcagattaaaatgtttgtaaaatgtcCATcccgttttttttcttcttcttaaaaATGGCTCCGAAAAAGAAGCAAAGAGcaacaaacacaaaggaaaaatatgtttcTGAGTAAGATCTACATACAGAGAGCTTCAATCAATGACTACAGGGTGTTTTAAACCTTCTAGtatgacagtgtgtgtgtgcatgtatattCTGTTTATGTAGAGAAGGTCCATAATATCTCCAAGAAAGCTTTAAGAGTCAAAGGGACTTGAGTTGAGAAGATTCAGGCCTGTTCTCTGCAGTCTGAATTTTATCTTCGCACGTCGCCTCTTTACCTGAAAAACAGCACAGCTCAGCGTCACTCTCAGAACATCATCTCTTATATTCGTCACAGCTTTGTCAGGTGCCTTCAAAGCAATTAAAATGGTATCTTGAGCCATTTGAGCTGATTTCCACCAGCAGTAATAACCGAGTAACAATCATCTGATTCgaattacatttatattttatctcATTCCCCTGACTTTAGTCTTTccaaaaaaaatgcaataaatattGTGCTTCATCAGGTTATGGAGGGGACTAAAGGACTTCATGGTGCCACCACAAAGGTAAATGTAATGAGATTTTGTGTGATAAACTAGCACAAAGTGcgttattgtgaagtggaaggatgggatggttttctgcagcttttacaaataaatatctgaaaagtgtggcgtgcatttaaAGCTCTAGTATTTTGTAGTACGTCTACTAGCTGTCCACatctgcagaaaacaaaaaagtagaaaaattaGCAATTTTTGACCCAAAGAAATTGGATCACTCCTCCACAAATGGACAAGTTTGAAAccctcatttttaaaaatgtgg from Girardinichthys multiradiatus isolate DD_20200921_A chromosome 5, DD_fGirMul_XY1, whole genome shotgun sequence carries:
- the ube2kb gene encoding ubiquitin-conjugating enzyme E2Kb (UBC1 homolog, yeast) isoform X2, translating into MANIAVQRIKREFKEVLKSEETSKNQIKVDLVDENFTELRGEIAGPPDTPYEGGRYQLEIKIPETYPFNPPKVRFITKIWHPNISSVTGAICLDILKDQWAAAMTLRTVLLSLQALLAAAEPDDPQDAVVANQYKQNPEMFKQTARLWSHVYAGAPVSSPDYSRKIDKLCAMGFDKTKIPDGLEGLWQQAEPATQEGMKPCSPDAKEEDINTQTAEDVIFLFSQGI
- the ube2kb gene encoding ubiquitin-conjugating enzyme E2Kb (UBC1 homolog, yeast) isoform X3, which gives rise to MANIAVQRIKREFKEVLKSEETSKNQIKVDLVDENFTELRGEIAGPPDTPYEGGRYQLEIKIPETYPFNPPKVRFITKIWHPNISSVTGAICLDILKDQWAAAMTLRTVLLSLQALLAAAEPDDPQDAVVANQYKQNPEMFKQTARLWSHVYAGAPVSSPDYSRKIDKLCAMGFDKNAVIAALSSKSWDVETATELLLSN
- the ube2kb gene encoding ubiquitin-conjugating enzyme E2Kb (UBC1 homolog, yeast) isoform X1, which translates into the protein MANIAVQRIKREFKEVLKSEETSKNQIKVDLVDENFTELRGEIAGPPDTPYEGGRYQLEIKIPETYPFNPPKVRFITKIWHPNISSVTGAICLDILKDQWAAAMTLRTVLLSLQALLAAAEPDDPQDAVVANQYKQNPEMFKQTARLWSHVYAGAPVSSPDYSRKIDKLCAMGFDKTKIPDGLEGLWQQAEPATQEGKLRNNQNLFICFSSASWFIKSFQSIQCHLNFLQSYIYRVFTFVCIYKLNW